The following are encoded together in the Citrobacter arsenatis genome:
- the sufC gene encoding Fe-S cluster assembly ATPase SufC, translated as MLSIKDLQVSVEDKAILRGLSLDVRPGEVHAIMGPNGSGKSTLSATLAGRDDYEVTGGTVEFNGKDLLELSPEDRAGEGIFMAFQYPVEIPGVSNQFFLQTALNAVRSYRGEESLDRFDFQDLMEEKIALLKMPEDLLTRSVNVGFSGGEKKRNDILQMAVLEPQLCILDESDSGLDIDALKIVADGVNSLRDGQRSFIIVTHYQRILDYIKPDYVHVLYQGRIVKSGDFTLVKQLEEQGYGWLSEQQ; from the coding sequence ATGTTAAGCATTAAAGATTTACAGGTCAGTGTCGAAGATAAGGCGATCCTGCGTGGGCTGAGTCTTGACGTTCGCCCTGGGGAAGTCCACGCCATTATGGGGCCAAACGGTTCCGGGAAAAGTACGCTTTCCGCCACGCTCGCCGGACGTGATGACTACGAAGTCACCGGTGGGACGGTGGAGTTCAACGGTAAGGATTTACTGGAACTGTCACCGGAAGACCGGGCAGGTGAAGGGATCTTTATGGCATTTCAGTATCCGGTAGAAATCCCCGGCGTCAGTAATCAGTTTTTCCTGCAAACGGCATTGAATGCGGTGCGCAGCTACCGTGGCGAAGAATCGCTGGACAGGTTTGACTTCCAGGATTTGATGGAAGAGAAAATCGCGTTGTTGAAGATGCCGGAAGATTTGCTGACGCGCTCGGTAAACGTCGGTTTTTCCGGTGGCGAGAAAAAGCGTAATGACATTTTGCAAATGGCGGTACTGGAACCGCAACTGTGCATTCTTGATGAGTCAGACTCCGGGCTGGATATCGATGCGCTGAAAATCGTTGCCGATGGCGTGAACTCGCTGCGCGACGGGCAACGCTCATTCATTATCGTCACTCACTATCAGCGCATCCTGGACTATATAAAACCCGATTATGTTCACGTTCTCTACCAGGGGCGAATTGTGAAGTCCGGCGATTTCACGCTGGTCAAACAACTGGAGGAGCAAGGATATGGCTGGCTTAGCGAACAGCAGTAA
- the sufD gene encoding Fe-S cluster assembly protein SufD, whose translation MAGLANSSNVLQQWHHLFETQGETRSHHAQQHLQQMLRLGLPTRKHEDWKYTPLEGLTNNQFVSHVAEITSAQCKALAPVIDAVRLVFVDGQFSPTLSDSADGSGFDITVDDARQMLPAAIQPEVFLHLTESLSRSVTHIQVKRNQRPAKPLLLLHITQGLAGDEVNTAHYRHHLELAEGAEATVIEHYVSLSELRHFTGARLTMNVAANAHLRHIKLAFENPLSHHFAHNDIQLGADATAASHSFLLGDAVLRHNTSTQLNGENTTLRLNSLAMPVKNEVCDTRTWLAHNKGYCNSRQLHKTIVSDKGRAVFNGLINVAQHAIKTDGQMTNNNLLLGKLAEVDTKPQLEIYADDVKCSHGATVGRIDDEQMFYLRSRGIGQQDAQKMILYAFAAELTEALGEETLKQQVLARIAQRLPGGVA comes from the coding sequence ATGGCTGGCTTAGCGAACAGCAGTAACGTGCTGCAACAGTGGCACCATCTGTTTGAGACGCAGGGTGAGACGCGCTCGCACCATGCCCAGCAACACCTGCAGCAGATGCTGCGTCTGGGGCTGCCAACGCGTAAACATGAGGACTGGAAATACACGCCGCTGGAGGGCTTAACCAACAACCAGTTTGTCAGTCATGTTGCTGAGATAACGTCAGCCCAGTGTAAAGCGTTGGCACCGGTAATTGATGCTGTCCGACTGGTGTTTGTCGACGGGCAATTCTCGCCGACGCTCAGCGACAGCGCGGACGGTAGCGGTTTTGATATTACCGTTGACGATGCGCGCCAGATGCTGCCAGCGGCTATCCAACCGGAAGTTTTTCTGCACCTGACCGAAAGCCTGTCCCGCAGCGTAACGCACATTCAGGTGAAGCGTAACCAGCGACCTGCGAAACCGCTGCTGCTGCTGCACATTACCCAAGGGCTGGCGGGCGATGAGGTGAACACGGCGCACTATCGTCACCATCTGGAGCTGGCAGAAGGCGCTGAAGCCACCGTCATTGAACACTATGTCAGTCTTAGCGAGCTTCGCCATTTTACCGGCGCCCGCTTAACCATGAACGTCGCGGCGAATGCGCACTTACGCCACATCAAACTGGCGTTTGAGAATCCGCTCAGCCACCACTTCGCCCATAACGATATCCAATTGGGCGCTGATGCCACCGCCGCTAGCCACAGCTTTTTACTCGGTGATGCAGTGTTGCGCCATAACACCAGTACTCAGCTAAACGGTGAGAACACCACGCTTCGCCTAAACAGCCTGGCGATGCCGGTGAAAAATGAAGTCTGTGATACCCGAACCTGGCTTGCGCACAACAAAGGGTATTGCAACAGTCGACAGTTGCATAAAACCATTGTCAGCGATAAGGGACGGGCGGTATTCAATGGCCTGATCAACGTCGCTCAGCATGCCATTAAAACCGATGGTCAGATGACCAACAATAATTTGCTGCTGGGTAAACTGGCGGAAGTGGATACCAAACCACAGCTTGAAATCTATGCCGACGACGTGAAATGCAGTCACGGGGCGACGGTAGGGCGAATCGACGACGAGCAGATGTTTTATCTGCGCTCGCGCGGGATTGGCCAGCAGGATGCTCAAAAAATGATTCTCTATGCGTTTGCCGCTGAGCTGACGGAAGCCCTGGGCGAGGAAACGCTGAAACAACAGGTACTGGCACGGATCGCCCAACGCTTGCCGGGAGGCGTAGCATGA
- the menI gene encoding 1,4-dihydroxy-2-naphthoyl-CoA hydrolase, which yields MIWKREVTLEALNAMGEGNMVGLLDIRFVHIGDDTLEATMPVDHRTKQPFGLLHGGASVVLAESIGSVAGYLCTHGEQKVVGLEVNANHIRSAREGRVRGVCRAVHTGSRHQVWQIEIFDEQGRLCCTSRLTTAIL from the coding sequence ATGATCTGGAAACGTGAAGTCACACTCGAGGCGCTCAATGCTATGGGTGAAGGAAACATGGTGGGGCTGCTCGATATTCGTTTTGTGCACATTGGCGATGATACGCTGGAAGCCACGATGCCGGTGGATCACCGTACCAAACAACCTTTTGGTCTGCTGCACGGTGGCGCGTCCGTAGTACTGGCGGAAAGTATTGGTTCGGTGGCCGGCTACCTGTGTACCCACGGGGAACAGAAAGTGGTGGGCCTGGAGGTTAACGCCAACCATATTCGCTCTGCGCGGGAAGGGCGCGTCAGAGGGGTATGTCGCGCGGTACATACCGGCTCTCGTCATCAGGTGTGGCAAATCGAAATCTTCGATGAGCAGGGACGATTGTGCTGCACGTCGCGTCTGACAACCGCAATTTTGTGA
- the sufA gene encoding Fe-S cluster assembly scaffold SufA, whose translation MELHSGTFNPDDFAWRGLTLTPAAAAHIRELVAKQPNMLGVRLGVKQTGCAGFGYVLDTVSEVQKDDLLFETDGARLYVSLQAMPFIDGTEVDFVREGLNQLFKFHNPKAQNECGCGESFGV comes from the coding sequence ATGGAATTGCATTCAGGAACATTTAACCCGGACGATTTTGCCTGGCGTGGACTGACGTTAACGCCAGCGGCTGCGGCACATATCCGCGAGCTGGTGGCAAAGCAACCCAACATGTTGGGCGTGCGTTTAGGCGTGAAGCAAACGGGATGCGCGGGATTCGGCTACGTGCTGGATACCGTTAGCGAGGTACAAAAAGACGATCTGCTGTTTGAAACGGATGGTGCCAGACTTTATGTGTCGCTACAGGCGATGCCGTTCATCGACGGCACGGAAGTCGATTTCGTTCGCGAAGGATTAAATCAGTTATTTAAATTTCATAACCCGAAAGCCCAGAACGAATGCGGCTGTGGCGAAAGTTTTGGGGTATAG
- a CDS encoding Vmh family MBL fold metallo-hydrolase: MKVKSLSLLLPLFASSAFAAPLQLDVYNPQDKAIFPVSSTLVSGPKEAILFDAQFSTKDGEQLVQMIRASGKTLKAIVITSGDPDFYFGLQPIVNAFPQVKVLATPQVVDHIRATKEAKLQFWGPQMKDGAPTTLTVPQATTQTHFTVDGETLELRHPNDYAAYVWIPANRAIIGGTGVASGIHVWTADTQSAEQRSAWRNVLSEMQRLQPTQVVPGHYIGERPAGDKAIRFTHDYLQSFELALGAKKGSDYVIKTMTAAWPGLADVSSLELSAKVNSGEMKW; encoded by the coding sequence ATGAAAGTTAAATCTCTGTCCCTGCTGTTACCTCTTTTCGCGTCTTCAGCCTTCGCCGCGCCGCTACAGTTGGACGTCTATAACCCACAGGACAAGGCTATTTTTCCGGTTTCTTCGACACTGGTTTCTGGTCCCAAAGAGGCCATTTTGTTTGACGCCCAGTTCAGTACCAAAGATGGTGAACAACTGGTGCAGATGATTCGCGCCAGCGGTAAAACGCTGAAGGCAATCGTGATCACTTCCGGCGATCCGGATTTCTATTTCGGACTGCAGCCCATCGTCAACGCCTTCCCGCAGGTAAAAGTTCTGGCAACACCGCAGGTAGTAGACCATATCCGCGCCACCAAAGAGGCCAAGCTGCAGTTCTGGGGTCCGCAAATGAAGGACGGTGCGCCAACAACACTCACCGTTCCGCAGGCGACAACGCAAACGCATTTCACGGTTGATGGTGAAACGCTGGAGCTGCGTCATCCCAACGATTATGCAGCCTATGTCTGGATCCCGGCGAACCGGGCCATTATTGGCGGTACCGGTGTGGCTTCTGGTATTCACGTTTGGACGGCGGATACGCAGTCGGCAGAACAACGTAGCGCATGGCGTAACGTACTGAGTGAAATGCAAAGATTGCAGCCCACTCAGGTAGTGCCGGGTCATTACATTGGCGAACGCCCTGCGGGCGATAAGGCCATTCGCTTCACACATGACTATTTACAGTCGTTTGAGCTGGCGTTGGGGGCGAAGAAAGGTTCAGACTATGTGATTAAAACCATGACCGCGGCATGGCCGGGTCTTGCAGACGTAAGCTCTCTGGAGCTGAGTGCGAAGGTAAATAGCGGTGAAATGAAGTGGTAA
- a CDS encoding CHAP domain-containing protein: MSWNKHDAVSYARSHAHQKSQGYCARAVAAAIRAGGVMIEGADANNFARSLEKAGFSKSYGTLIEGDIAVIDALPGPNQYGHACIYDGTGTWYSDFVQRSLYPGPQYRKFQPAFTIYRHK; this comes from the coding sequence ATGTCATGGAATAAACACGATGCGGTCTCGTATGCGCGAAGTCACGCGCATCAAAAAAGCCAGGGCTATTGCGCTCGAGCAGTAGCCGCAGCAATTCGCGCAGGTGGCGTGATGATCGAAGGCGCTGATGCCAACAATTTTGCAAGATCCCTGGAAAAAGCAGGATTCAGCAAATCATACGGCACCCTAATAGAGGGCGATATAGCGGTTATTGATGCTTTACCAGGACCAAACCAGTATGGGCACGCCTGTATTTACGATGGAACAGGAACCTGGTACTCCGATTTCGTACAGCGCAGTTTATATCCAGGGCCACAGTACAGAAAATTCCAGCCCGCTTTTACTATATATAGGCACAAGTAA
- the ydiJ gene encoding D-2-hydroxyglutarate dehydrogenase YdiJ, with protein MIPQISQAPGVVQLVLNFLQALEQQGFTGDTATSYADRLTMSTDNSIYQLLPDAVVFPRSTADVALIARLAAEPLFSSLIFTPRGGGTGTNGQALNQGIIVDMSRYMSRIIEINVQEGWVRVEAGVIKDQLNQFLKPYGYFFAPELSTSNRATLGGMINTDASGQGSLVYGKTSDHVLGIRAVLMGGDILDTQPMPVELAQTLGNSNTTIGRIYKTVYDRCRDNRQLIVDKFPKLNRFLTGYDLRHVFNDEMTEFDLTRILTGSEGTLAFITEARLDITPLPKVRQLVNVKYDSFDSALRNAPVMVEARALSVETVDSKVLNLAREDIVWHSVSELITDVPDKEMLGLNIVEFAGDDEALIDSQVSALCERLDGLIARQEAGVIGWQLCTELAGVERIYAMRKKAVGLLGNAKGAAKPIPFAEDTCVPPEHLADYIAEFRALLDSHGLSYGMFGHVDAGVLHVRPALDMCDPQQEVLMKRISDDVVALTAKYGGLLWGEHGKGFRAEYSPAFFGEELYRELRKVKSVFDPQNRLNPGKICPPEGVDAPMMKVDAVKRGTYDRQIPLAVRQEWRGAMECNGNGLCFNFDAKSPMCPSMKISLNRIHSPKGRATLVREWLRLLADRGIDPVQLEKELPEKRASLRTLIARTRNSWHARKGEYDFSHEVKEAMSGCLACKACSTQCPIKIDVPEFRSRFLQLYHTRYLRPLRDHMVATVESYAPLMARAPKTFNFFINQPLVRNLAKKHIGMVDLPLLSAPSLQRQLVGHRSANMTLEQLELLSPELKARTVLVVQDPFTSYYDAQVVADFIRLVEKLDLHPVLLPFSPNGKAQHIKGFLNRFAKTAKKTSEFLNRVAKLNIPMVGVDPALVLCYRDEYKLVLGEQRGDFHVLLANEWLSTVVASQQPVAVGGEPWYFFGHCTEVTALPGAPAQWTDIFARFGAKLENVSVGCCGMAGTYGHEVKNHQNSLGIYELSWHQAMQRLPRNRCLATGYSCRSQVKRVEGTGVRHPLQALLEIIG; from the coding sequence ATGATTCCACAAATTTCTCAGGCGCCAGGTGTCGTTCAACTGGTGCTCAATTTTTTGCAGGCGCTGGAGCAGCAAGGATTTACGGGCGATACGGCAACGAGCTATGCCGATCGTCTGACAATGTCGACGGATAACAGTATTTATCAGCTGCTTCCTGATGCTGTCGTTTTCCCTCGTTCAACCGCAGATGTGGCGCTAATCGCTCGTCTGGCGGCGGAACCTCTTTTCTCTTCGCTGATTTTTACCCCGCGCGGCGGCGGCACAGGGACCAACGGTCAGGCGCTGAATCAGGGCATTATTGTTGATATGTCCCGCTATATGAGCCGCATCATTGAAATCAATGTGCAGGAAGGTTGGGTGCGGGTCGAAGCCGGGGTGATAAAAGACCAGCTTAACCAGTTTCTGAAGCCTTACGGCTATTTCTTCGCCCCCGAATTATCCACCAGTAACCGGGCAACGCTGGGGGGGATGATCAATACCGACGCATCAGGGCAAGGTTCGCTGGTTTACGGTAAAACCTCCGATCACGTGCTGGGTATCCGCGCGGTGTTGATGGGCGGCGATATTCTTGATACTCAGCCAATGCCGGTCGAACTTGCCCAAACCCTGGGAAATAGCAATACCACTATTGGCCGCATCTACAAGACGGTTTATGACCGTTGCCGCGATAACCGACAGCTGATCGTTGATAAATTTCCGAAGCTTAATCGCTTCCTGACCGGTTACGATCTGCGGCACGTCTTTAATGATGAGATGACCGAATTTGATTTAACCCGCATTCTAACCGGCTCAGAAGGGACGCTGGCGTTTATCACTGAAGCCCGTCTGGATATCACGCCGCTGCCCAAAGTAAGACAACTGGTTAACGTCAAGTACGACTCTTTCGACTCGGCGTTGCGTAATGCCCCGGTGATGGTGGAGGCGCGTGCGCTGTCGGTAGAAACCGTCGACTCCAAAGTGCTTAATCTGGCGCGGGAAGACATCGTCTGGCACTCGGTAAGTGAATTGATTACCGATGTACCTGATAAAGAGATGCTGGGTCTGAACATTGTAGAATTTGCCGGTGACGACGAAGCATTGATTGATTCGCAGGTCAGCGCACTGTGTGAACGTCTGGATGGCTTAATCGCTCGTCAGGAAGCGGGCGTCATCGGCTGGCAGCTATGTACTGAACTGGCGGGCGTTGAACGTATTTACGCCATGCGTAAAAAGGCCGTCGGTCTGCTGGGGAACGCAAAAGGTGCTGCGAAGCCGATTCCGTTTGCTGAGGACACCTGCGTCCCGCCGGAACATCTGGCTGATTATATTGCCGAGTTCCGCGCGCTGCTCGATAGCCATGGTCTCAGTTACGGCATGTTTGGTCACGTAGACGCAGGTGTACTGCACGTCAGACCGGCGCTGGATATGTGCGATCCGCAGCAGGAAGTGCTGATGAAGCGCATTTCTGATGATGTCGTCGCGCTGACGGCAAAATATGGCGGTCTGCTGTGGGGCGAGCACGGGAAAGGTTTTCGTGCAGAATACAGCCCGGCGTTCTTCGGTGAGGAGCTGTATCGCGAACTGCGTAAAGTGAAATCGGTGTTTGATCCGCAAAACCGGCTGAATCCGGGGAAAATCTGTCCACCGGAAGGCGTTGATGCGCCGATGATGAAAGTGGACGCGGTGAAGCGCGGAACGTATGACCGCCAGATCCCGCTGGCAGTACGCCAGGAGTGGCGCGGGGCAATGGAGTGTAACGGTAACGGGTTGTGCTTTAACTTCGATGCGAAAAGCCCGATGTGTCCGTCGATGAAAATCAGCCTTAACCGTATCCATTCGCCAAAAGGACGAGCCACGCTGGTGCGTGAATGGCTGCGTCTGCTAGCAGACCGTGGAATTGACCCGGTACAGCTGGAGAAAGAGCTACCGGAAAAACGCGCCAGTTTACGTACGCTGATTGCCCGTACCCGCAACAGCTGGCATGCGCGCAAGGGTGAATACGATTTCTCGCACGAAGTGAAAGAGGCGATGTCCGGCTGTCTGGCGTGTAAAGCCTGTTCCACACAGTGTCCGATTAAAATCGATGTACCGGAGTTTCGCTCGCGCTTCCTGCAATTGTATCACACGCGTTATCTGCGCCCGTTACGCGATCACATGGTGGCGACCGTTGAGAGCTATGCGCCGCTAATGGCGCGCGCACCCAAAACGTTTAACTTCTTCATCAACCAGCCGCTGGTGCGGAATCTGGCTAAAAAGCACATCGGTATGGTCGATTTACCGCTGTTGTCAGCGCCATCGCTTCAACGTCAGCTGGTTGGCCATCGTTCAGCCAATATGACGCTGGAACAGCTTGAACTACTCAGCCCGGAACTAAAAGCCCGTACGGTGCTGGTGGTGCAGGATCCGTTCACCAGCTATTACGATGCGCAGGTGGTGGCTGATTTTATACGCCTGGTTGAAAAGCTGGATCTGCATCCGGTACTGCTGCCTTTCTCGCCAAACGGCAAGGCTCAGCATATTAAGGGCTTTTTAAACCGTTTTGCTAAAACCGCGAAGAAAACATCTGAGTTTCTCAATCGGGTGGCAAAGCTGAATATTCCAATGGTGGGGGTCGATCCGGCGCTGGTGCTGTGTTATCGCGACGAATACAAACTGGTACTCGGGGAGCAACGGGGCGATTTCCATGTGTTATTGGCCAACGAATGGTTATCGACAGTTGTGGCGTCACAGCAGCCAGTCGCTGTGGGCGGTGAACCGTGGTACTTCTTTGGACACTGTACCGAAGTGACGGCTCTGCCGGGCGCGCCTGCGCAGTGGACGGATATTTTTGCCCGCTTTGGCGCAAAACTAGAGAACGTCAGCGTGGGGTGCTGTGGAATGGCGGGCACCTATGGTCACGAAGTGAAGAATCATCAGAACTCACTGGGGATCTATGAGCTATCATGGCACCAGGCAATGCAACGATTGCCGCGTAACCGTTGTCTGGCTACCGGATACTCCTGTCGCAGTCAGGTTAAACGCGTTGAAGGCACGGGCGTTCGCCATCCATTACAGGCACTGCTGGAGATTATAGGATGA
- a CDS encoding YdiH family protein, producing MSTQLDPAQLAIEFLRRDKTDLSPAQYLKRLKQLELEFADLLALSSTELKEEIYFAWRMGVH from the coding sequence ATGTCTACCCAATTAGACCCGGCCCAACTGGCAATAGAATTTTTACGTCGTGATAAAACCGATCTTTCACCGGCTCAGTACCTGAAAAGACTGAAACAGCTTGAGCTGGAGTTTGCAGATCTGTTGGCGCTCTCTTCCACTGAACTGAAAGAAGAGATCTATTTTGCCTGGCGCATGGGCGTTCATTGA
- a CDS encoding LysR family transcriptional regulator produces MDRVMAATVFNHICDLGSLSAAARALGLSRPMVSRYLDEMEKWAGARLIHRTSRRLTITPAGEEALAKTRSLAQLSLDISAASAAQTPSGTLRVACAHFTAMHILAPVLPAFLARYPQLRIEVEINNQPVSLVGERIDVAIRITENPEPGTIARRLGDCQSVLCASVDYLRQHGTPETIDNLTRHNCLYYSGFAGKSWHFLDAQGQAVSVAIKGNLSAGISSLLCESALAGIGVALVPELEAREGLAQGKLIRLLPELQPKCLPIYGLYLSREHQSAGLRLLLEALSEAQC; encoded by the coding sequence ATGGACAGAGTGATGGCGGCAACGGTATTCAACCATATCTGTGATTTGGGCAGTCTGAGCGCCGCCGCGCGTGCATTGGGGCTTTCCCGTCCGATGGTCAGCCGATATCTCGACGAGATGGAGAAATGGGCGGGGGCAAGGCTTATCCACCGGACGTCGCGCCGTTTGACTATCACGCCAGCAGGTGAAGAGGCATTAGCGAAAACGCGTTCTCTGGCGCAACTTTCACTGGATATCAGCGCAGCCAGTGCCGCGCAAACGCCGTCCGGCACGTTGCGTGTGGCCTGTGCACATTTTACTGCCATGCATATCTTAGCGCCGGTTCTGCCTGCTTTTCTGGCGAGGTATCCGCAACTGCGTATCGAGGTGGAGATCAATAATCAACCGGTAAGCCTTGTGGGAGAACGCATCGATGTGGCGATCCGTATAACGGAGAACCCAGAGCCAGGAACCATCGCCCGTCGTCTTGGAGACTGTCAATCGGTACTGTGCGCGTCTGTCGATTATCTACGTCAACATGGCACTCCTGAGACTATCGACAATCTTACGCGGCACAATTGCCTCTATTACAGCGGTTTTGCTGGAAAATCCTGGCACTTTCTGGATGCTCAAGGTCAGGCCGTCTCTGTTGCGATTAAGGGGAATTTGAGCGCCGGGATCTCGTCGTTACTCTGTGAGTCGGCGCTGGCGGGAATAGGGGTTGCGTTAGTGCCGGAACTGGAAGCGCGGGAAGGGCTGGCACAGGGGAAACTGATTAGACTATTGCCTGAGTTGCAACCTAAATGCCTGCCGATCTATGGTTTATACCTTTCCCGTGAGCATCAGTCGGCGGGGCTACGTTTGTTACTGGAAGCACTTAGTGAGGCACAGTGCTAA
- a CDS encoding DUF3828 domain-containing protein, with protein MKKLLLLLLMASSAIANTSDPVNQAVAFNNWYVNQISQNNFPITDGKDIDKYVIASTMQKLRRTQDPNYDDEVFYDADFFLKAQDIGDDWSGNVSAIAGDTDPVCVNVYVAFGKEQKHIVIDCMVKENGLWKVQSVTRLQFTRNLERH; from the coding sequence ATGAAAAAATTACTACTTTTGCTGCTGATGGCATCATCTGCAATAGCAAATACCAGCGATCCAGTTAACCAGGCTGTCGCATTTAACAACTGGTACGTGAATCAAATTAGCCAAAATAATTTTCCGATTACCGACGGTAAGGATATTGATAAATACGTTATTGCATCAACGATGCAGAAACTAAGGCGAACACAAGATCCAAATTATGATGATGAGGTTTTCTATGATGCTGATTTTTTTCTAAAGGCACAAGACATTGGCGATGATTGGTCCGGCAATGTAAGCGCCATTGCGGGTGATACGGATCCGGTTTGCGTTAATGTTTACGTAGCGTTTGGAAAAGAGCAAAAACACATTGTCATTGATTGCATGGTCAAAGAGAACGGACTCTGGAAAGTGCAGTCTGTCACCAGACTCCAATTCACACGTAACTTAGAACGGCATTGA
- the sufB gene encoding Fe-S cluster assembly protein SufB — translation MSRNTEATDDVNTWAGGHLNYKEGFFTQLQTDELAKGINEDVVRAISAKRNEPDWMLEFRLNAFKAWLSMEEPHWLKAHYDKLNYQDYSYYSAPSCGNCDETCASEPGAVQQTGANAFLSKEVEDAFAQLGVPVREGKEVAVDAIFDSVSVATTYRDKLAEQGIIFCSFGEAIHDHPELVKQYLGTVVPGNDNFFAALNAAVASDGTFIYVPKGVRCPMELSTYFRINAEKTGQFERTILIADEGSYVSYIEGCSAPVRDSYQLHAAVVEVIIHKDAEVKYSTVQNWFPGDGNTGGILNFVTKRALCEGENSKMSWTQSETGSAITWKYPSCILRGDNSIGEFYSVALTSGHQQADTGTKMIHIGKNTKSTIISKGISAGHSQNSYRGLVKIMPTATNARNYTQCDSMLIGADCGAHTFPYVECRNNSAQLEHEATTSRIGEDQLFYCLQRGISEEDAISMIVNGFCKDVFSELPLEFAVEAQKLLAISLEHSVG, via the coding sequence ATGTCTCGTAATACTGAAGCAACTGACGATGTCAACACCTGGGCTGGCGGGCACCTTAATTACAAAGAGGGCTTCTTCACCCAACTGCAAACCGATGAGTTGGCGAAAGGGATCAACGAAGATGTCGTGCGCGCGATATCGGCAAAACGAAATGAACCTGACTGGATGCTGGAATTTCGCCTGAATGCCTTTAAAGCCTGGCTGAGTATGGAAGAGCCGCACTGGCTCAAAGCGCACTACGACAAGCTGAATTATCAGGATTACAGTTATTACTCTGCGCCGTCCTGCGGCAATTGTGATGAAACCTGCGCGTCTGAACCGGGAGCTGTTCAGCAAACGGGAGCGAATGCCTTTTTAAGCAAAGAGGTAGAAGACGCCTTTGCACAGCTTGGTGTGCCGGTCCGTGAAGGCAAAGAGGTGGCGGTTGATGCCATTTTTGATTCGGTGTCGGTAGCGACCACTTATCGCGACAAACTGGCGGAACAGGGCATTATTTTCTGTTCGTTCGGTGAGGCGATTCACGATCACCCTGAGCTGGTAAAACAGTATCTGGGCACGGTCGTACCGGGTAATGACAATTTCTTTGCCGCGCTGAATGCGGCGGTGGCATCCGACGGTACGTTTATCTATGTACCTAAAGGTGTGCGTTGCCCAATGGAACTGTCGACCTATTTCCGTATAAACGCGGAAAAAACCGGGCAGTTTGAACGCACCATTCTGATTGCAGATGAGGGCAGCTACGTCAGCTACATCGAGGGTTGTTCAGCCCCGGTGCGCGACAGCTACCAACTGCATGCGGCGGTGGTGGAAGTCATCATCCATAAAGATGCCGAAGTGAAATACTCGACGGTACAAAACTGGTTCCCCGGCGATGGCAATACCGGTGGCATTTTAAACTTCGTTACCAAGCGCGCCCTGTGCGAAGGCGAAAACAGCAAAATGTCGTGGACGCAGTCGGAAACCGGTTCGGCGATTACCTGGAAATACCCAAGCTGCATTCTGCGTGGCGACAACTCTATCGGCGAATTTTATTCCGTTGCGCTGACCAGTGGTCACCAGCAGGCCGATACTGGCACCAAGATGATCCACATCGGCAAAAACACCAAGTCGACCATTATCTCGAAAGGGATCTCCGCCGGACACAGCCAGAACAGCTATCGTGGTTTAGTGAAGATCATGCCGACCGCTACCAACGCCCGCAACTATACCCAATGCGACTCGATGCTGATCGGTGCGGATTGTGGGGCGCATACCTTCCCGTATGTGGAGTGTCGTAACAACAGCGCCCAGCTTGAGCACGAAGCCACAACGTCGCGCATTGGTGAAGATCAGCTGTTTTATTGCCTGCAGCGCGGCATCAGCGAAGAGGATGCCATTTCGATGATTGTAAATGGTTTCTGTAAAGACGTGTTCTCTGAACTGCCGCTGGAATTTGCCGTGGAAGCGCAAAAACTTCTCGCCATAAGTCTTGAACACAGCGTCGGTTAA